The following are encoded together in the Thalassomonas haliotis genome:
- the aroG gene encoding 3-deoxy-7-phosphoheptulonate synthase AroG, whose translation MFYQTDDIRINKIKELLPPVALLERFPATERASESVYAGREAIHKIFQNQDDRLLVVIGPCSIHDPKAALEYGQRLVKLRAKYQDTLEVVMRVYFEKPRTTVGWKGLINDPYMDNSFKLNDGLRLGRKLLVDLNDIGLPTAGEFLDMITPQYMADLMCWGAIGARTTESQVHRELASGLSCPVGFKNGTDGTIKIAIDAIGAASAPHHFLSVTKYGHSAIVETTGNQDCHIILRGGKQPNYDKDSVTLVTEQLSAAGLVNNIMIDFSHANSSKKFENQLLVCRDVCRQMAQGNQSIFGVMVESNLVEGRQDLVEGQELTYGQSVTDACIGWGDTETLLGQLSDAVTKRRENS comes from the coding sequence ATGTTTTACCAAACCGACGATATTCGCATCAATAAAATCAAAGAGTTACTACCTCCCGTTGCTTTGCTCGAACGATTTCCGGCCACAGAGCGGGCTTCAGAGTCGGTTTATGCCGGTCGCGAAGCGATCCACAAGATATTTCAAAACCAGGATGACAGGTTATTAGTGGTTATCGGGCCATGTTCCATTCATGATCCTAAAGCGGCACTGGAATACGGTCAGCGGCTGGTGAAATTAAGAGCAAAATATCAAGACACGCTGGAAGTGGTGATGCGGGTGTATTTTGAAAAACCCAGGACCACGGTAGGCTGGAAAGGGCTGATCAATGATCCTTATATGGATAACAGCTTTAAACTTAACGACGGCCTGCGTTTAGGCCGTAAACTGCTTGTTGACCTGAATGATATCGGTTTGCCTACCGCCGGTGAATTTTTAGATATGATCACCCCGCAATATATGGCAGATTTGATGTGCTGGGGGGCAATAGGAGCCCGCACTACTGAGTCCCAGGTACACCGTGAATTAGCCTCAGGTTTATCCTGCCCGGTAGGATTTAAAAATGGTACCGACGGTACCATTAAAATTGCCATCGACGCCATAGGGGCTGCCAGTGCGCCGCATCATTTCTTGTCGGTGACTAAATATGGTCATTCGGCGATTGTCGAAACCACAGGTAACCAGGATTGTCATATTATTTTACGCGGCGGTAAACAGCCGAACTATGATAAAGACAGCGTAACATTAGTCACAGAGCAGTTAAGTGCGGCCGGGCTGGTGAACAATATCATGATAGATTTCAGCCATGCCAACAGCTCAAAGAAATTTGAAAACCAGCTGTTGGTTTGCCGGGATGTTTGCCGGCAGATGGCGCAAGGCAATCAGTCAATATTTGGTGTCATGGTGGAAAGTAACCTTGTTGAAGGTCGCCAGGACTTAGTCGAAGGGCAAGAGCTTACCTATGGCCAAAGTGTCACCGATGCCTGCATTGGCTGGGGGGATACTGAAACTTTACTTGGTCAATTAAGCGATGCGGTAACAAAGCGCAGGGAAAACAGTTAG